A window from Listeria seeligeri serovar 1/2b str. SLCC3954 encodes these proteins:
- a CDS encoding DUF3267 domain-containing protein yields the protein MERKLLEEINLLENRKLIINLNLVAILIVFVLTVLGVVFSGGFEISNGFTGIFWLLLGYFLSLVIHEAVHGIFFKAFCPSGKVKFGFKSGMAYATSPGSFYTKTQFFIISIAPFVVLTGLFIFLRSLGVNEAVVYLIFALHTSGCVGDFYYCILLINKPTGILVEDTEKGINFYSEG from the coding sequence GTGGAAAGAAAATTATTGGAGGAAATAAATTTACTTGAAAATAGAAAGCTAATTATAAATTTGAATTTAGTTGCCATTTTGATTGTATTTGTACTAACCGTCTTAGGAGTTGTTTTTTCAGGAGGGTTTGAGATTTCGAATGGATTTACGGGCATTTTTTGGCTCTTATTGGGGTATTTTTTATCACTCGTTATTCATGAAGCTGTTCACGGGATTTTCTTTAAAGCATTTTGTCCAAGTGGAAAAGTGAAATTTGGTTTTAAAAGTGGGATGGCTTATGCGACGAGTCCAGGGTCATTTTATACAAAAACACAATTCTTTATTATTTCGATTGCGCCATTTGTGGTTCTTACGGGGTTATTTATATTTCTTCGTTCTCTTGGGGTGAATGAAGCGGTCGTGTATTTGATCTTTGCGCTACACACTTCTGGCTGCGTGGGTGATTTTTATTATTGCATTTTACTAATTAATAAGCCTACTGGAATACTAGTGGAAGATACGGAAAAAGGGATTAATTTTTATTCAGAAGGTTAA
- a CDS encoding aldo/keto reductase, producing the protein MKRITIGNSALTASEISLGCMRMADLSKADANKVINTALENGIDFFDHADIYGGGKSEEVFADGIDMNPAIREKMILQSKCGIRQGFFDFSKEHIISSVEGSLKRLKTDYLDTLLLHRPDTLFEPEEVAAAFTELEKSGKVRHFGVSNQNPGQIELLKKYVDQDLIANQLQFSIMHTGMIDTGFNVNMTIDPSLDRDGGILEYSRLNNMTIQAWSPFQYGFFEGVFLDNDKFPELNKVIDKIAADKAVTNSAIAVAWIQRHPANFQTVVGTMNPGRLADIAKASDVSLSREEWYEIYRAAGNQLP; encoded by the coding sequence TTGAAACGTATAACAATTGGTAATAGCGCTTTAACAGCTTCAGAAATTTCACTTGGATGTATGAGAATGGCGGATCTAAGTAAAGCGGACGCAAACAAAGTGATTAATACAGCACTTGAAAACGGCATTGATTTTTTTGACCACGCGGATATTTACGGTGGCGGTAAATCAGAAGAAGTTTTTGCTGATGGGATTGATATGAACCCAGCGATTCGGGAAAAAATGATTCTTCAATCAAAATGTGGTATTCGTCAAGGATTCTTTGATTTTTCAAAAGAGCATATCATTTCTTCTGTGGAAGGTAGCTTAAAGCGCCTGAAAACAGATTACTTAGATACACTTTTACTTCATCGTCCAGATACATTATTTGAGCCTGAAGAAGTAGCAGCAGCTTTTACAGAACTTGAGAAAAGTGGGAAAGTTCGTCATTTCGGCGTAAGTAATCAAAATCCTGGTCAAATCGAATTACTTAAAAAATATGTCGATCAAGACTTAATTGCGAATCAGTTACAATTTAGTATTATGCATACAGGAATGATTGATACTGGATTTAACGTAAATATGACGATTGATCCTTCGCTTGACCGTGATGGTGGTATTTTAGAATATAGTCGTTTAAACAATATGACGATTCAAGCTTGGTCACCGTTCCAATATGGCTTTTTTGAAGGGGTATTCCTCGATAATGATAAATTCCCTGAATTAAACAAAGTCATTGATAAAATTGCTGCAGATAAAGCTGTGACAAATTCAGCGATTGCGGTTGCTTGGATTCAGCGTCACCCAGCGAATTTCCAAACAGTAGTAGGAACGATGAATCCAGGGCGTCTAGCGGATATTGCTAAAGCTTCGGATGTTTCCTTAAGCCGTGAAGAATGGTATGAGATTTACCGTGCAGCTGGCAATCAATTACCATGA
- a CDS encoding heavy metal translocating P-type ATPase yields the protein MSVVRHWMERNWQFVTTGISGILIVIGWIFGSEVGEVWTAVIFLSAFIIGGFEQAKEGIQATIKTKKLNVELLMILAATGASIIGYWFEGAILIFIFSVSGALETYTTNKSKREITKLMAFQPESASRILPNGDIEEVAAKDLRMDDIVIVRPGESVPIDGVIVRGSTTLNEAAINGESVPAMKTVGADVFGGTVNVSSAITVKVTQTFENTIFSKIIRLVETAQNEPSKTARFIERFEDFYVKAVLLFVLVMMFLPHFALGWSWNETFYRAMVLLTVASPCALVASVTPATLAAISNGARHGILFKGGVHLENLRGIKAIAFDKTGTLTNGTPRLTDRLFKANSDEKRIINVVVAMERQSLHPLASALTKELESEVTDKLMEIDVTDVPGWGVKANYDGEIWQIGKAGFVGEDAAKQFSGEAFEKLASEGKTIVYVAAAGEVIAMFALKDTCRPEAIQAITALKAKGIKTIMVTGDNEQTGAAIQTELGMDYVVAGCLPEKKVDVIKDLSATYGNVAMIGDGINDAPALAHAAVGIAMGEGTDIAMETADVVLMKNDLEKIAYAYTLSERLHWISWQNICFAIAVIITLIIANVFQLINLPFGVVGHEGSTILVILNGLRLLKTNRKL from the coding sequence ATGAGTGTGGTGAGACATTGGATGGAGCGGAATTGGCAGTTTGTTACCACCGGGATTAGTGGGATTTTGATTGTTATTGGTTGGATTTTTGGGAGCGAGGTAGGAGAAGTTTGGACGGCTGTTATTTTTCTTAGTGCATTTATTATTGGCGGTTTTGAACAAGCAAAAGAAGGAATTCAGGCCACGATAAAAACGAAAAAACTTAATGTCGAGCTATTGATGATTTTGGCGGCAACAGGGGCTTCGATAATCGGTTACTGGTTTGAAGGAGCCATACTTATTTTTATTTTTTCGGTTAGTGGTGCGTTAGAAACGTATACGACGAATAAAAGTAAGCGCGAAATCACCAAGTTAATGGCATTTCAACCAGAAAGTGCTTCAAGAATACTTCCAAATGGTGATATAGAAGAAGTTGCAGCGAAAGATTTGCGCATGGACGATATTGTTATTGTAAGACCAGGAGAAAGTGTGCCAATTGATGGCGTGATTGTGCGCGGCTCGACCACTTTAAATGAAGCGGCAATAAACGGCGAGTCGGTTCCCGCGATGAAAACAGTTGGGGCGGATGTGTTTGGTGGAACGGTGAATGTAAGTAGCGCGATTACTGTCAAAGTCACGCAAACATTTGAGAATACCATTTTTAGTAAGATTATTCGGCTGGTCGAAACTGCTCAAAATGAACCTTCTAAAACAGCGCGATTTATTGAACGATTTGAAGACTTTTATGTAAAAGCCGTGCTCTTATTTGTTTTGGTAATGATGTTCTTACCTCATTTCGCACTTGGTTGGTCATGGAACGAGACTTTTTATCGCGCTATGGTTTTACTCACAGTAGCATCACCGTGCGCACTCGTAGCCTCTGTTACACCGGCTACACTAGCAGCAATATCCAATGGAGCACGGCACGGGATTTTGTTTAAAGGTGGCGTTCATTTAGAAAATTTACGTGGAATAAAGGCTATTGCGTTTGATAAAACTGGGACTTTAACGAATGGGACGCCTCGACTGACAGACCGATTGTTTAAAGCAAATTCAGATGAAAAACGGATTATCAATGTGGTGGTAGCAATGGAACGGCAATCGTTACACCCATTAGCCTCAGCGCTCACAAAGGAATTAGAATCAGAAGTAACAGATAAGTTAATGGAAATCGACGTAACAGATGTACCTGGCTGGGGTGTGAAAGCGAATTACGACGGTGAAATTTGGCAAATCGGAAAAGCTGGTTTTGTTGGTGAAGATGCGGCGAAACAATTTTCGGGAGAGGCTTTTGAAAAGCTTGCGAGCGAAGGGAAAACGATTGTCTATGTAGCGGCAGCAGGTGAAGTTATTGCGATGTTTGCCCTTAAAGATACCTGTCGACCAGAAGCGATTCAGGCAATTACAGCGTTAAAAGCAAAAGGTATCAAAACAATCATGGTAACTGGTGATAATGAACAAACAGGGGCAGCAATTCAAACAGAGCTAGGAATGGATTATGTCGTAGCAGGTTGTTTGCCTGAAAAAAAGGTAGATGTTATCAAAGATTTATCAGCCACTTATGGAAATGTAGCGATGATTGGTGATGGAATTAATGATGCTCCAGCGCTTGCTCATGCTGCTGTTGGAATTGCGATGGGAGAAGGAACTGATATTGCGATGGAAACAGCCGATGTTGTATTGATGAAAAATGATTTAGAAAAAATTGCTTATGCGTATACACTTTCAGAACGACTTCACTGGATTAGTTGGCAAAATATTTGTTTTGCGATTGCGGTAATCATTACTTTAATAATAGCGAATGTTTTCCAATTAATTAATCTACCGTTTGGGGTAGTAGGGCATGAAGGAAGTACGATTTTGGTGATTTTGAACGGTTTAAGATTATTAAAAACCAACCGTAAACTATAA
- a CDS encoding transaldolase family protein codes for MFLDSGNLDEIKKALQFPFFEGVTTNPTILLKENQPRKTHIAQISAKLVFVQAAGLTEAEIWDDVLRIQAIQPADGTTIGLKIPAHEAGIKVMTKVRAKFPDAIILATAIFSSEQGYIASLAGADYLAPYYNRMEVSGLDAAKTIEELRYVLDLQGLQAVKIMGASFKNSRQIMQALASGADTVTIGYDLFLQMMNKPLALESIEKFNEHNDALPK; via the coding sequence ATGTTTTTAGATTCGGGGAACTTAGACGAAATAAAGAAAGCGCTTCAATTTCCGTTTTTTGAAGGGGTAACAACAAATCCAACTATTTTATTAAAAGAAAACCAACCGAGAAAAACGCATATTGCACAAATTTCTGCCAAATTAGTGTTTGTTCAAGCGGCGGGCTTAACAGAAGCAGAAATCTGGGATGATGTTTTACGAATTCAAGCAATTCAGCCAGCTGATGGAACGACAATCGGCTTGAAAATACCAGCCCATGAAGCAGGTATCAAAGTAATGACAAAAGTTCGCGCCAAGTTTCCTGATGCGATTATTTTAGCAACAGCGATTTTTTCATCGGAGCAAGGTTATATTGCGTCGCTTGCTGGAGCAGATTATTTGGCGCCTTATTATAATCGGATGGAAGTAAGCGGATTAGATGCCGCGAAAACGATAGAAGAATTACGATATGTATTAGATTTACAAGGTTTGCAAGCGGTAAAAATCATGGGGGCAAGCTTTAAAAATAGTCGACAAATTATGCAGGCGCTTGCGAGCGGGGCAGATACAGTGACAATCGGCTATGATTTATTCTTACAAATGATGAATAAACCGTTAGCGCTTGAAAGTATTGAGAAGTTTAATGAACACAATGACGCTTTACCCAAATAA
- a CDS encoding LTA synthase family protein, with amino-acid sequence MILFYFLLIVGKFTFAYFQIFKTPNFLALGMDLLFIVLILGLIHLFAPVRSHVYWYAGMSLFVGVLMLICVLYARFYNEIPTYHSFSLIGEVGVVKTSATSLLNGTDWLYIIDIILLPFILYWNIKKGHDFPSFRLTSRVYGISSLSILLVLSGFTYFMMQQNIISDSKRAKRMGIFTFNVSAAITGSDHVKAADITAQNVRDIKGVDRNENPDYFGTAKGKNLIIVQLESFQRNLTNVKINGQSITPTLDSLEDETMYSNKFFQTVSKSNTADAEWSVYTSTFPSGYYTNTQTYGDRVIPSMPRLLGKNDYATETFHTNDASFYNRDEFYPAVGFDKFYDRKFFGDEDVIGFSPSDEVLYNKAFPILEEQYKKDQKFYAQLISVSSHMPFDIPKDKQEINLPSDLKDTELGNYFEAVHYADKQLGIFIQKLKDSGIWDDSVVVFYGDHHIIKTDQLPEEQKKYVNRSTELKADPADDYRIPFFLHYPGMENPGEIKNVGGEVDIMPTVMNLLGIDTGEQIMFGEDILNTSNNYVPERYTMPEGSYFTDSYMYQPDESFETGAATNYNGTDKALSSDVKKKFDASRKLLQYSDSYVNNLPLRDEDK; translated from the coding sequence TTGATTTTATTTTATTTTTTATTAATTGTTGGTAAGTTTACTTTTGCCTATTTTCAAATTTTCAAAACGCCAAATTTCCTAGCGCTCGGAATGGACTTGCTTTTCATTGTACTAATTCTTGGGCTGATTCACTTATTCGCCCCAGTTCGTTCGCATGTTTATTGGTATGCTGGAATGTCACTATTTGTCGGGGTTTTAATGCTTATTTGCGTTCTTTACGCTCGTTTTTACAACGAAATCCCTACTTACCATAGTTTCTCCTTAATTGGTGAAGTTGGTGTAGTGAAAACAAGTGCTACCAGCTTATTAAACGGAACTGACTGGCTTTATATTATTGATATTATTTTATTGCCATTTATCCTTTACTGGAATATTAAAAAAGGCCATGACTTCCCGTCTTTCCGTTTGACAAGCCGTGTATATGGTATTTCGTCGCTTAGTATTTTGCTCGTTCTTAGTGGCTTTACTTATTTCATGATGCAACAAAATATTATCAGCGACTCCAAACGAGCTAAACGAATGGGGATTTTCACTTTTAATGTTAGTGCAGCAATCACTGGTTCTGACCATGTAAAAGCGGCTGATATAACCGCGCAAAACGTCCGTGATATCAAAGGCGTAGATCGAAATGAAAATCCAGATTATTTCGGAACTGCTAAAGGAAAAAACCTTATTATCGTCCAACTCGAATCTTTCCAACGTAACCTAACGAATGTCAAAATTAATGGTCAATCTATTACACCGACATTAGACAGTTTAGAAGACGAAACAATGTATTCCAACAAATTTTTCCAAACCGTTTCAAAATCAAATACTGCAGATGCGGAATGGTCCGTTTATACATCGACTTTCCCGAGTGGTTATTATACGAATACGCAAACATACGGAGACCGTGTAATTCCGTCGATGCCTCGTTTGCTTGGTAAAAATGATTATGCCACAGAAACATTCCACACCAATGATGCAAGTTTCTACAATCGAGATGAATTTTATCCGGCAGTTGGGTTCGATAAGTTTTACGACCGAAAATTCTTTGGTGATGAAGATGTTATTGGCTTTTCTCCAAGTGATGAAGTGCTTTACAACAAAGCTTTTCCGATCCTAGAAGAGCAATATAAAAAAGACCAGAAATTCTATGCACAGTTAATTAGCGTCAGTAGCCATATGCCATTTGATATTCCTAAAGATAAACAAGAAATTAATTTACCTAGTGATTTAAAAGATACAGAGCTTGGTAATTATTTCGAAGCGGTTCATTATGCGGACAAACAACTTGGTATCTTTATTCAAAAACTAAAAGACAGCGGCATTTGGGATGACTCTGTAGTTGTTTTCTACGGCGATCATCATATTATTAAAACCGATCAACTTCCAGAAGAACAAAAAAAATACGTTAATCGTTCCACTGAGCTAAAAGCAGACCCAGCAGACGACTACCGCATTCCATTCTTCTTACATTATCCAGGAATGGAAAACCCAGGCGAAATCAAAAATGTCGGCGGTGAAGTTGATATTATGCCGACCGTAATGAATTTGCTTGGTATTGATACTGGAGAACAAATTATGTTTGGTGAAGATATCTTAAACACTTCTAACAACTATGTTCCTGAGCGCTACACGATGCCAGAAGGAAGCTATTTCACTGACTCCTACATGTACCAACCAGACGAAAGCTTCGAAACCGGTGCCGCAACGAATTACAACGGAACAGACAAAGCATTATCTAGTGATGTGAAGAAAAAATTCGATGCGAGCCGCAAACTTTTACAGTACTCTGACAGTTATGTAAATAATTTACCATTACGTGATGAAGATAAATAA